Genomic segment of Nocardiopsis mwathae:
CCCGTCCACCTCCACCCGGGGGCGCCCACTCGGTGTGGTGGCGACCTCCGCGTTCTGCCCGAATTCCAGCCGCAGGCACTCGGCGTAGCGTCGCGCCGCCTCGTTCAGCCGTGCGCGCTCGACGCGCTCCAGCTCGAAGGGCCCCACGGCGCGGGGATCGATGCGGTCGGCGCCCTCGGAAGCCAGCGACACGTCCACGGCGAGCGGGTCGACGACGGAGGCGGTCCGGCCGGGCAGCGGGGTGCCATCGGCCGCCGAGTCGGCGATGACCATGCGGTTCTCGGTCGTCAGCGCGATACGCCGCCCTGTCTCCGCGGCCAGGTCGCGCACCGTGTCGTCCACGCCGTCCCATGCGGCGTTGGTCGCCGCGTAGCCGAGCAGGGTGTCGTGGATGCGGGTGTCGACGGCCAGGGTCTCGCCCTGCTCGGTGCTGATCGCCCCGGAGGTGCCCTGCACGGCCAGCCATGCGGTCGCGGTGACCGAGCAGACGGCCACCAGCACGGAGCTGGCGAGCAGCCGTACCAGCAGGCTGTGCCGCAGCGCGATGCCGCGTGCTCCGTCCGGCCCGTCCGGCCTGCCGCGGTCCGCGCCGCCGTCGCCCCTACGCCGCACCGCGCGCCCCCGGGACGAGTTTGTACCCGACGCCGTAGACCGTGAGCAGCAGGTCGGGGGAGCGCGGGTCGGCCTCCAGCTTCTTGCGCAGGTTCTTGACGTGCACGTCGATCGTGCGCTCGGTGATGTAGCGGTCGAAACCGTGGATCCGCTCCAGCAGCTGGGCGCGGGTGAACACCCGCTCCGGCTCGGCCGCGAGCGCCGCCAGCAGCTGGAACTCCGCCGGGGTGCACTCCACCTCGGCGCCGTCGAGGTGGACGAGGTGCCGCACCGTGTCCACGGTCAGCGGCCCGGCGCCCAGTACCCCGTTCCCGGCCCTGTCCCCGGCTTCGTCCCTGGTTCCGTCCCCGCCGGGCCGGCACACCCGCCGCAGCAGGGTGCGGATGCGTGCCATGAGCTCGCGCGGGCTGTAGGGCTTGGTGACGTAGTCGTCCGCGCCGAGGTCCAGGCCGAGTAGAAGGTCGTCCTCGGTGCTGCGGGCGGTCAGCATCAGGACCGCGACGTCGTCGGACTCGGCGCGCAGGATCCGGCACACGTCGAGCCCGTCGACACCCGGCATCATCACGTCGAGCACGATCAGGTCGGGCCGCAGCCGCCGGGCCGTGTCGATCGCCGAGCGGCCGTCGTGCACGACGGCCACGGTGTGGTGCTCGTGCTCCAGGTAGCGCCGGATGAGTTCGGCCTGGTTGGGGTCGTCTTCGGCGACCAGTACGTGGGCGCTCATGCCGACTCGCCTCTCTGCGGTGTTCTCGCACGTCAACACAGGGGATGGGGTGGGGGCGGACCGATCGTATGCGCTCCCCCGACCCGAACGGCGATACCCGTTCCGTCGATCGCCCCGGGATCGACGAAACGGGGACGGGCGCCGACACGGCTCGCTCACAGCGTCCACACGGGTTCTTCACATTCGTCGGCCAGCCTTCGAACGCCGGGCAGGGGCCGCCTGCCCGGGCGCCCCTGACGGTGGGCCGAGCCTTCGTGCGGGGCGCACCGCGACCGGGGGCGCGACCAATGGGCAGACGACGACGTACGGATGCGACGGCACGACCGCGTCGCGCGAGGTATCGGCGTGCCGAGGACGGCGACGACATCACCGCACCGACGGACGGCGGTCGTCGGCCGGGCCGGACACGCCGCGTCCTGGCGTGGACGTGGAAGACGCTCGCGGTCACCGGCGCGCTCGGCCTGTGCGCGCTGGTGGCCGCGTTCGCCGTGGCCTACAAGGAGACGCCCGACCCCCGCGAGATGCAACCCCAGGACCAGGCGCTGCTGATCGGCAGCAGCATCGCGTATGCCGACGGCACCGAGGCGCTCACCGTCGGGCAGCTCAAGCGGATCCCCGTCACCGAGGAACAGATCCCCGACACGGTGGTCGACGGCGTGCTCGGCTCCGAGCAGCGGGACTTCTACGACCAGCCGGGGATCTCCCCGATGGGCATGGCCCGCGCCGTGCTCTCGGGCGGCGGTGCGGGCGGCGGTTCGGGCATCACCCAGCAGATGGCCCGCAACTACTACGACGGGCTCTCCCAGGAGCGCTCCTATGTGCGCAAGGTCAAGGAGATCCTGATCTCCATCAAGGTCGGCCGTACCCTGTCGCCCGGGGAGATCCTCACCCAGTACCTCAACACCATCTACTTCGGCCGCGAGGCCTACGGCGTGCAGGCCGCGGCGCAGGCGTACTTCGCCAAGGACGTCGAGGACCTGGACGCCGCCGAGGGCGCGTTCATCGGCGCGATCATCCAGCAGCCCGGCAACTTCGAGAACGTCGCCCCCGGCTCGAAGATGGAGGAGATCCTCCGCGAGCGCTGGTCCTACGCCGTCGACGGAACGGTCGCCATGCACGAGAACGACCCCGAGCGCGGCATGTCCCGCGAGCAGGCCGACGAGCTGGAGTTCCCCGAGGTGGTCGACTACGAGCCCGGAACGAGCCTGTCGGGGTACAAGGGCTACATCAAGCTCGCGGTCGAGCGGGAGCTGCGCGACCGCTACGGGCTCTCGGACGCCCAGATCGCGGCCGGCGGGTACGAGGTCACCACCTCTCTGGACCGGCGGCTGATGGACGCCGCCGCCGAGGCGTTCGACACCGCCCTGCCGGACCTGCCCGAGGACTCCGTCAAGGGCCTGGCCGCCATCGACCCGGCCACGGGTGAGATCAGGGCCTTCCACGGCGGGGACGACTTCGTCAACGAGTTGGACCCGTCACTGGTGCAGCGCACCCAGGCGGGGGCGACGTTCCGGCCCTATGTGCTGGCCGCCGCGCTGGAGCAGGGCGTCGGCAGCCCCGACCCGCGGTCGTTCGGTGTGCCCGGCCCGCTCGACGACGTCGGCCGGGAGAGCCCGCCTACCGGCACCGGCGGGGTCCCCGACCTCCTCCAGGCGACGGTGGACCCCTCCGGCGTGCCGTTCGTCGAGGCCGTGATGAAGATCGGCCCCCGGAGCGTGACCGAGACCGCCCGGAAGGCCGGGGTCGCCGAGGAGCAGTTCGAGACCGCGGAGCTGGAGCCGAGTATCGCGTCGGGCACGTTCCAGCTCACCGCCCTGGACCAGGCGAGCGGTTTCGCGACGTTCGCCAACCAGGGACTGCACAAGCCGCGGCACATGGTCACGCGGGTCACCGACGTCAACGGGCGCGAACTGGACCCGTCGGACGCCGGCCGGCTGGAGCAGGGCACGCGCGCGTTCAGCGCCCGTACGGCGCGGGACGCGACCTATGCGATGAACGAGGCGCTGTACCGGACGCACGAGACCGACCCCGTCCTGCCCACCGGCCATCCGGTGGCCGGGGTCGCGGGGGCCTACGGCGATGCGCGGTCGGCCTGGTTCGCCGGGTACACACCGGACCTGGCCGCCGCCGTCAGCCTGAGCCGCCCCGACGGCAAGCCGCTTGAGGTCCCCGGGGTGGAGGAGATCGACGGCGGCACCACGTCGGCGAAGGTATGGAGTGCGTTCATGGCCGCGGCGATGCGGGGCCGTGAGGTGCGGGACTTCGACGCCGACGCGGGGCTCGCCCCGGTGGAGGAGCGTGGGGAGGACCCGGCGGGGTAGCGCCGGCGGTACCGTCGGCCCGCGCCTCGGGCCTCAGTCGTCGGACCGGTGGATGGTGACCGACTCCAGCACGACGTCCTCGACCGGCTTGTCGGCGGCGTCGCGGTCGACCTTGGAGATCTTGTCGGCCACCTCCTGGCTGTCCCCGTCGGCCACCTCGCCGAAGATGGTGTGCTTGCCGTCGAGGTGGTCGGTGGGCACTGTGGTGATGAAGAACTGGGAGCCGTTGGTGTCGGGCCCGGAGTTGGCCATCGCCAGCTTGCCGGGTGCGTCGAAGGAGAGGTCCGGGTCGATCTCGTCGGGGAAGGTGTAGCCGGGGCCGCCGGTTCCGGTGCCCTCGGGGTCGCCGCCCTGGATCATGAAGTCCTCGATGACCCGGTGGAAGACGGTCCCGTCGTAGAAGCGGTCGTCACCGGTCGTCGTGTCGGTGGCCTTCTTCCCCTCGGCCAGATCCACGAAGTTCCGCACGGTCGTAGGCGCCTCGTTGGGGAAGAGGTCCACCTCGATGTCGCCCATGCTCGTGCTGAGCGTGGCGCCCTCGACCGTCGCGACCGCCTTGAGGTCGGCGGCGGGATCGGGAGCCGCCGAGCCCTCCTCCGGGGCCTCCTCCGCCCCGCATGCGGCAGCGGCGAGCAGGGCGGCACCGGCCAGTCCGGCCGCCGCGGTCTGGGAGAGACGGTTCATGGCGGTTCCGTTTCTGCGGTCGTCGACGTGTGCTGAGGCTCCACCGAGGGTAGCGGCAGTGGGCCGGACCGGGTGTTCGGGTCGCCGCGCGCGCCGGGGCGGAGTCGGCGCGGCGGTCGATGTGGGGCTGACCACAGGATTTCCGGGGTCGAGTGTGGAACTTTCGATCACTTCCGGCCATCTGAAGGAGTTAGGGGGAGGCGTATCGGCGTGTCGGCACGGGTGCTTTCGACGGGTGCGGTCGGATGGAGTGAGCGGACTCACGGGGGCGGCCTTACCCGGTGCTCACGCCCGGAGCGCCAGGATCATTGCGGTGCCCACCCGCGCGTCGGATCCGTCCGGATTTGCCTCCTGGAGCGGGTACTTGTCACTTGAGTCTCATATATGAGATACGGTCACTTCTTATGGCAGATGACTACCTTGCACGGATCGGCAAGCTCATCCGGGATGCCCGCCGCCACCGCGGCTGGACCCAGGCGCAGCTTGCGGAGTCGCTGGGAACCAGCCAGAGCGCTGTCAACCGCATGGAAAAGGGGCATCAGAACGTCAGCCTTGAGATGATCGCCCGCATCGGCGAAGCGCTCGACAGCGAGATCATCTCCCTGGGCTACTCCGGCCCCATGCACCTGCGTGTCGTCGGCGGACGCGCCCTCTCCGGCAGCATCGACGTCAAGACCAGCAAGAACGCCTGTGTCGCGCTGCTGTGCGCTTCGCTGCTCAACAAGGGGCGCACCACCCTGCGCCGTGTCGCGCGCATCGAAGAGGTCTACCGCATCCTTGAGGTGCTGGACAGCATCGGCGTGCGCAGCCGCTGGATCAACGAGGGCAACGACCTGGAGATCGTGCCGCCGGCCGTCCTCGACCTGGACTCGATGGACGAGGAGGCGGCGCGCCGGACCCGCAGCGTCATCATGCTCATGGGTCCCCTCATGCACCGCGTCGACACCTTCAAGCTCCCCTACGCCGGCGGCTGTGACCTGGGCACCCGTACCGTCCAGCCGCACATGACGGCACTGCGCCCCTTCGGTCTGGAGATCCTGGCCACCAGCGGCGCCTACCACGCCACCGTCGACCGCGAGGTCGCGCCGGAGCGCCCCGTCGTGCTGACCGAGCGCGGCGACACCGTCACCGAGAACGCGCTGCTGGCCGCGGCCCGCCGCGACGGCGTCACCGTCATCCGCAACGCCAGCTCCAACTACATGGTCCAGGACCTCTGCTTCTTCCTGGAGCGGCTGGGCGTGGAGATCAACGGCATCGGCACCACCACGCTGACCGTGACGGGCCGCGCCGAGATCGACGTCGACGTCGACTACGCCCCCTCCGAGGACCCGGTCGAGGCCATGAGCCTGCTGACCGCGGCCGTCATCACCTCCTCCGAGCTGACCATCCGCCGGGTGCCGATCGAGTTCCTGGAGATCGAGCTGGCCGTCCTGGAGGAGATGGGCCTGGAGTACGACCGCGGTCCGGAGTACGCGGCCGACAACGGGCGCACCCGCCTCCTCGACCTGACCGTGAAGCCGTCCAAGCTGCGGTCGCCGATCGACAAGATCCACCCGCTGCCCTTCCCCGGGCTCAACATCGACAACGTGCCGTTCTTCGCGGCCATCGCGGCGATGGCCGAGGGCTCGACCCTGATCCACGACTGGGTGTACGAGAACCGCGCCATCTACCTCACCGAGCTGAACCGGCTCGGCGCGGGCGTGAAGCTGCTCGACCCGCACCGCCTCCTCGTCGAGGGGCCGACACGGTGGCGCGCGTCGGAGATGATGTGCCCGCCGGCGCTGCGGCCCGCGGTCGTCATCCTGCTGGCCATGATGGCGGCGGAGGGCACCTCCGTGCTGCGCAACGTCTATGTGATCAACCGCGGTTACGAGGCGCTGGCCGAGCGGCTGAACTCGGTGGGCGCGCAGATCGAGATCTTCCGCGACATCTGACCGCCTCCGCCCGCGGGGCGGAGTGGTCGAGACGACACGGTGGCGTGTCCGGGGCTTCCCGGGCACGCCACCGCCGTTTTCCGGCCGCGGTCGGCCACGGCCGGTCCGTCAGGCGGCGTACGGCCGCCGGTCACGGGCCTCGCGCAGCGCCTCGGCCCACCAGGAGAGCTGGTCGAGCATGGCCTTGGCGGCCGCGTTGACGCTCTCCGGGTCCAGGGGCCGGCCCTCGGCGTCGAACCGGTCCCAAGCGTTGTGGAAGCTCACCGTCTCGCGGACGGTGGTGGCGTGCAGCTCGGCGAACACCTGACGCAGCTGCTCGACGGCCCGCAGGCCGCCGGACATGCCGCCGTAGGAGACGAACGCGACCGGCTTGGCCTGCCACTCCTCGTGGTACCAGTCGATGGCCGTCTTGACCGGCGCCGGGAAGCTGTGGTTGTACTCGGGGGTCACCACGATGAACGCGTCGGCGGCCCTCAGCCGCGGCGCCAGCGCGGTCACCGCGTCGGGCATCGGGTCGAAGGTCATGACGTCGGGCAGGCGGGCCTCGGCCAGGTCGACGACGTCGACGTCGAGGCCGCCGTGCTGGCGCGCCTGCTCGGCGATCCACTCGGAGATGGTCGGGATGAAGCGGCCGTCGCGGGTGCTGCCCATGATCACGGCGACGCGGATGGGGGTGTGCGACATGAGGAAATCCCTTTCGGCGGACGCAGCGCGGACGTGCGTCGTCATCGGAGATCGCGGACCCGGTCGGGTCCGCGCCATGTCGACATCCTCAAATATCAACTTAGGTTAAGGTCAATACCCGGGCGCACGCAGGTCACCCGACCTCGGCCGGGCTCCGCCAGGTGCGCGGCGCGAAGTCGCCGTCGGCGATCTGCTCGGCCCGCAGGATCTGCACCCGCCAGGGGTCCAGCCGCAGCGCGGCGAAGTCCGGGTGGTCCGGCCCGGTCACCCCGAACGGCGAGGGATCGTAGCCCAGCGGCTCGGGCGTGGTGGTGAAGAGATCCCACACGTGCCGTCTGGCCTCCGGCTCCTCCACCCAGGAGGCCACGCAGTCCGCGGTGACGGTGTTGTGGTCGGGGTTCCAGTAGGAGACCGACACGTGCGGATTGGCCGCCAGATGCCGTGTCTTCACCGGTGTCCGCCCGGTGAACACCCACCCCACCGGTCCGCCCCCGGCGACCTCCCAGATCGGGTGCAGGATCCGCGACCGGGGACGCCCCTTGGCGTCCACGGTGGTCACCGTGCACCACACGATGCGCGAGGTGAAGTCCAGGAACTCCGCCTCGAAGGGGGCGAAGGAATACGCGTCCGACATCGGGTCCACCGTCCTCTGGAATGCGAAAGCCAACCGACACGACGAGCACGCTACGCCCGCCCCGGCGCGGCGGGTACCCCTATTGCGCGTGCGAAGGTTCTGTGGTTCATTAGTCATGTAATGAACCAGAGAAGCTGAAGTGGAGGGCTCTTGTTCGACGACCGGAGCCCCATCTATGTGCAGATCGCCGAGCGGATCGCCGCCGATGTGCTCAGCGGGGTTCTGCGCGAGGGGGAGAAGATCCCCTCGACCAACGAGTACGCGGCCTTCTTCCAGATCAACCCTGCGACCGCTGCCAAGGGCATCGGTCGGCTCGTGGACGAGGGGGTGCTCTTCAAGAAGCGGGGCATCGGCATGTTCGTCAGCCCCGGCGCGCGCGACGAGCTGCGCGCCCGGCGCCGCGAGGTCTTCTTCTCCGAGGTCGTCGACCCGATGGTGGACTCCGCGCGCGCGATCGGACTGCCGCTGGGCGCCGTCGTCGACCGGATCCGGCAGCACATGAGGGAGGAGGACTGATGGCCGGCGCACCAGCCGTCGAAACCGAGGACCTGTCCCTGCGCTACGGGGGGACCGCCGCACTCGACCGGGTCTCGCTGCGCTTGGAGGAAAGCGGGGTCTACGGGCTGCTCGGCCGAAACGGCGCCGGGAAGTCCAGTCTGCTCGCCCTGCTCGCGGGGTACCTCCGCCCGTCGGGCGGTACGGTCCGGGTGGGCGGGGAACCGGTCTTCGACAACAGGGCGGCGACCTCGCGCATCTGTCTCATCCGCGGCTCGGGCGAGACCGGCGGGGTCACGCGCGTCGGCGACGCGCTGGGGCTCGCGGAGGCGGCCCGGCCCCACTGGGACGGCGACTACGCCGCGGTGCTGCTGGACCGCTTCGCTCTGGCGCCACGCCGACGGATCGACGCGCTCTCCCAGGGGCAGCTCGGCGCCCTGGGCGTGGCCCTGGGACTCGCCTCCCGGGCGCCGCTGACCGCCTTCGACGAGACCCACCTGCGTATGGACGCGCCGTCCCGCCACCTCTTCTACCGGGAGCTGCTGGACGACATCCTGCGGTATCCGCGCACCGTCATCCTCTCCACCCACCTGATCGAGGAGGCCGCCCGGGTGTTCGAGGGGCTGCTGATCCTCGACCAGGGCAGGCTCGTCCTCCACGAGGACGCCGACCGGATCCGGGAGCGCGCGTTCACCGTGACCGGGCCCGAGGACAGGGTGGCCCGGTTCGCCGACGGCGGGACGCTGCTGCACGAGAAGCGGCTCGGCGGGACCGCGGCCGCGACGCACTTCGGCGAGCCGGACCCGACCCGGGCCGACCGTGCGCGCGGCGACGGCCTGGAGCTCTCCCCGGTTCCCCTGCAGGACCTGTTCATCCACCTGACCGACCCGGCGAGAGGTGCGCGATGAGTCCCTCGACCGCCTCCCCCTACCGCTTCACCCGCCGGGTGACCTCGTCATGGGCCGTTGACGCCCTGGCGGTGTGGGCGATCCTGCTCGCGGGCGCCGCCGCCCTCGGCATCGCACTCCATATCGGGACCGCCGCAGGCCTGACGGGAAGCCTGTGGGACCATGCCTCGACGATCCCCCGCTGGGCCCTCCTGGTCTTGGGGGTCCACGCGGGGGCGGTGGTGCTTCCCCTGTACCTCCGCCACGGGTTCACGCGGCGCGAGTTCGCCCTGTGGACGGGGGGCGCCGCCCTGGCCTTCGCCGGATTCTCCGCTCTCCTGTTCGCGATCGGGTACCTGATCGAAGCCCTGGTGTACGCGGCGGCCGACCGCCCCCAGGAGCTCGGCCGACCCCACCTGTTCACCGAACCCACCCAGATGGCGGGCGTCATCGGCGAGTACTGGCTGGTGTTCTCCGCCTGGCTGCTCGCCGGGGCCCTGCTCGGAGCGGCGTACCATCGCCGGACCCCGCCGGCGCTCGCAGCGGGGGGCGCGGCCGCTGTGTCCGCCCTCATCTCGGTCGAGCTCTCCATCGAACTCGCGACCGGTTCTTCGCCGAACCCGGTGCTGGAAGCGGTGCTCTCCACACCCGCCCCCGCCGGACCCGCGGCCGCGGCGCTGTGCACCACG
This window contains:
- a CDS encoding response regulator transcription factor; translated protein: MSAHVLVAEDDPNQAELIRRYLEHEHHTVAVVHDGRSAIDTARRLRPDLIVLDVMMPGVDGLDVCRILRAESDDVAVLMLTARSTEDDLLLGLDLGADDYVTKPYSPRELMARIRTLLRRVCRPGGDGTRDEAGDRAGNGVLGAGPLTVDTVRHLVHLDGAEVECTPAEFQLLAALAAEPERVFTRAQLLERIHGFDRYITERTIDVHVKNLRKKLEADPRSPDLLLTVYGVGYKLVPGARGAA
- a CDS encoding transglycosylase domain-containing protein, whose product is MGRRRRTDATARPRRARYRRAEDGDDITAPTDGGRRPGRTRRVLAWTWKTLAVTGALGLCALVAAFAVAYKETPDPREMQPQDQALLIGSSIAYADGTEALTVGQLKRIPVTEEQIPDTVVDGVLGSEQRDFYDQPGISPMGMARAVLSGGGAGGGSGITQQMARNYYDGLSQERSYVRKVKEILISIKVGRTLSPGEILTQYLNTIYFGREAYGVQAAAQAYFAKDVEDLDAAEGAFIGAIIQQPGNFENVAPGSKMEEILRERWSYAVDGTVAMHENDPERGMSREQADELEFPEVVDYEPGTSLSGYKGYIKLAVERELRDRYGLSDAQIAAGGYEVTTSLDRRLMDAAAEAFDTALPDLPEDSVKGLAAIDPATGEIRAFHGGDDFVNELDPSLVQRTQAGATFRPYVLAAALEQGVGSPDPRSFGVPGPLDDVGRESPPTGTGGVPDLLQATVDPSGVPFVEAVMKIGPRSVTETARKAGVAEEQFETAELEPSIASGTFQLTALDQASGFATFANQGLHKPRHMVTRVTDVNGRELDPSDAGRLEQGTRAFSARTARDATYAMNEALYRTHETDPVLPTGHPVAGVAGAYGDARSAWFAGYTPDLAAAVSLSRPDGKPLEVPGVEEIDGGTTSAKVWSAFMAAAMRGREVRDFDADAGLAPVEERGEDPAG
- a CDS encoding peptidylprolyl isomerase → MNRLSQTAAAGLAGAALLAAAACGAEEAPEEGSAAPDPAADLKAVATVEGATLSTSMGDIEVDLFPNEAPTTVRNFVDLAEGKKATDTTTGDDRFYDGTVFHRVIEDFMIQGGDPEGTGTGGPGYTFPDEIDPDLSFDAPGKLAMANSGPDTNGSQFFITTVPTDHLDGKHTIFGEVADGDSQEVADKISKVDRDAADKPVEDVVLESVTIHRSDD
- a CDS encoding helix-turn-helix domain-containing protein, whose amino-acid sequence is MADDYLARIGKLIRDARRHRGWTQAQLAESLGTSQSAVNRMEKGHQNVSLEMIARIGEALDSEIISLGYSGPMHLRVVGGRALSGSIDVKTSKNACVALLCASLLNKGRTTLRRVARIEEVYRILEVLDSIGVRSRWINEGNDLEIVPPAVLDLDSMDEEAARRTRSVIMLMGPLMHRVDTFKLPYAGGCDLGTRTVQPHMTALRPFGLEILATSGAYHATVDREVAPERPVVLTERGDTVTENALLAAARRDGVTVIRNASSNYMVQDLCFFLERLGVEINGIGTTTLTVTGRAEIDVDVDYAPSEDPVEAMSLLTAAVITSSELTIRRVPIEFLEIELAVLEEMGLEYDRGPEYAADNGRTRLLDLTVKPSKLRSPIDKIHPLPFPGLNIDNVPFFAAIAAMAEGSTLIHDWVYENRAIYLTELNRLGAGVKLLDPHRLLVEGPTRWRASEMMCPPALRPAVVILLAMMAAEGTSVLRNVYVINRGYEALAERLNSVGAQIEIFRDI
- a CDS encoding NADPH-dependent FMN reductase, with the translated sequence MSHTPIRVAVIMGSTRDGRFIPTISEWIAEQARQHGGLDVDVVDLAEARLPDVMTFDPMPDAVTALAPRLRAADAFIVVTPEYNHSFPAPVKTAIDWYHEEWQAKPVAFVSYGGMSGGLRAVEQLRQVFAELHATTVRETVSFHNAWDRFDAEGRPLDPESVNAAAKAMLDQLSWWAEALREARDRRPYAA
- a CDS encoding pyridoxamine 5'-phosphate oxidase family protein, translated to MSDAYSFAPFEAEFLDFTSRIVWCTVTTVDAKGRPRSRILHPIWEVAGGGPVGWVFTGRTPVKTRHLAANPHVSVSYWNPDHNTVTADCVASWVEEPEARRHVWDLFTTTPEPLGYDPSPFGVTGPDHPDFAALRLDPWRVQILRAEQIADGDFAPRTWRSPAEVG
- a CDS encoding GntR family transcriptional regulator, which gives rise to MFDDRSPIYVQIAERIAADVLSGVLREGEKIPSTNEYAAFFQINPATAAKGIGRLVDEGVLFKKRGIGMFVSPGARDELRARRREVFFSEVVDPMVDSARAIGLPLGAVVDRIRQHMREED
- a CDS encoding ATP-binding cassette domain-containing protein, giving the protein MAGAPAVETEDLSLRYGGTAALDRVSLRLEESGVYGLLGRNGAGKSSLLALLAGYLRPSGGTVRVGGEPVFDNRAATSRICLIRGSGETGGVTRVGDALGLAEAARPHWDGDYAAVLLDRFALAPRRRIDALSQGQLGALGVALGLASRAPLTAFDETHLRMDAPSRHLFYRELLDDILRYPRTVILSTHLIEEAARVFEGLLILDQGRLVLHEDADRIRERAFTVTGPEDRVARFADGGTLLHEKRLGGTAAATHFGEPDPTRADRARGDGLELSPVPLQDLFIHLTDPARGAR